The genomic interval GTCCCAGCGCTTGCAGTTCCGAGTCGATCTCCTCCACCTGCTTCTTGTTGTGGACGGCAGCGTCGAGCAGGGGCTCAAGCATAGGCAGGAGCTGCTGGGCCTCATCGAGAGTAAAGGTGCGTTCCGCCATGCTCAGTGGATCTCCAGCATACGATCCAGCGCCAGGCGCGCCCAGCGCTTTACTTCCGCCGGAACCTCGATCCGATTGACCACGTTGCCTTCGTTCAGGTTCTCCAGCGCCCACAGCAAGTGCTGGGGCGAAATGCGGAACATCGTGGTACACAGACAACCGGAATCGTCCAGCGTGACGACTATCTTATCCGGGTTCTGCTTGGCCAGCCTGTTTACTAAATGGATTTCCGTGCCTACGGCAAAACTGGAGCCGGCCGGGGCCTCGGTGACGGTTTTGCGGATCTTTTCGGTCGAACCCATGGAGTCGGCCTTCTGACAGACCTCCCAGCGGCATTCGGGGTGGACGATGACGTGAATGCCGGGATACTTCTGGCGGACGGCCTCCACGTGCTCCGGCAGGAAGCGCTGGTGCACCGAACAATGCCCTTTCCACAGGATGACGCGAGCCTTACGCAGGCGCTCGGGGGTATTGCCGCCCAGGAGCTGATAGGGATCCCAGACGGCCATTTCGTCCAGCGGGATGCCCATGGCATAGGCGGTGTTGCGTCCCAGGTGCTGGTCGGGCAGGAAAAAGGCGCGGGGCGCTTTGGCAAAAGACCAGCGCAGCGCGGCGGCGGCGTTCGAAGAAGTGCAAACCAGCCCTCCGCGCTGGCCGCAAAAGGCCTTGATGGCGGCCGCGGAGTTGATGTAGGTGAGCGGCGTGACGCCGCTGCCGGAGTCGTCGGTGAGGCCGAGGCGAACGAACTGCTCCCAGGCGTCCTCCACCTGGCCGATCTCGGCCATGTCCGCCATGGAGCAGCCAGCATTCAGGTCGGGCAGGATGACCTGCTGGCCGGCGCGGCTGAGGATGTCCGCGCTCTCGGCCATGAAGTGGACGCCGCAGAAGACGATGGTGCGGGCCTCGGAACGGGCCGCCTCCTGGGCCAGCTTGTAGGAGTCGCCGGTGTAGTCGGCGAACTGGATGACCTCGTCACGCTGGTAGTGATGCCCGAGGATGACGGCCTGCTTGCCCAGCGCCTCTTTGGCGGCGGCAATGCGACCGTCCAGGGAGTGGTCCGGCAAGACGAGATAGTTGTCCAGGGAGCAGACAATCGGGGCTGCAATCGACATTTCTCTTTCCGCCTTCAGTCCCGCGCCGGCCAGCGAAGGCCGCGCAGAACGGGGATGTTGAAAGCATCCACCGGCTCCAGTAGATCCACTGTTCGCCAAGGCGAACCCGACCTACGGGGTTGTTGAAGCCGACAGTCGTTCCTTCCTGATAATTTTGATGCCGGCCGGGCAGGAAAGACGCACCGGCTGCACAAGCTCATTTTCCCATCCAGGGGCGGGTGGCGCAAGCCTGCCGCCGCCAAGGCGGAACGGCACGTATCCATGTGATTAGCTGTGCGCCGGTTTGCCGCAGAGCTATAATCCCGCGCACAAGGCAGCCCGCAAAAGGCCGCGTGCGAGGAGATTTCCCGCCATGAAGTTCCGGTCGATTCTTCCCATCATGTTGTTGACTGCCACCACTCTGGTGGCGCAAACCTTCCGCGGAAGCATTCTCGGCACGGTGACAGATTCCACCGGCGCCGTGGTCGTGGAAGCCAGAGTCGCCATTCGCAATACCGACACAGGATTAGAGCGCTCCACTGCTACGGATGCGACGGGATTCTTTGTCGTGCCCGAGCTGCCCATCGGAAACTACAGCGTGACCGTGGAAAAAGCGGGATTCCAGAAGTCGGTGGCCAGCGGCATTCGGGTGGACGTCGCCGCCGAGCGGCGAGTGGATGTGACGCTCCAACCCGGGCAGGTGGAACAGGTGACCGAAGTCACGGCAGAGGTTCCGCTGGTAGACACGAGCAGCAACGTGCTGGGCGGGGGCTTTGAGGAAAAGCAAGTGCTGGACCTTCCCATCAACGGCCGTGACTTCACCAAGTTGCTGATCATGGTGCCCGGTGCGGCGGGCGAACCGAACGGAGGCGGCGATTCGCCGGGATCGTTCGGGCTTTTCAGCGTGAACGGCAACCGCGGCCGGTCAAACAACTTCCTGCTCGACGGCACCGACATGAACGATGGCTATCGAAACCTACCGGCCATCAACCAGGGAGGCGTGTTCGGCACGCCGGGCACGGTGCTGCCCATCGAGGTGATCGCCGAATTGCGCGTGCTTTCCAACTTCGAACCCGAGTACGGGCGGAACTCCGGCTCGGTCGTCAACATTGTGACCAAGAGCGGGACCAACGACTTCCATGGCAGCGTGTTCGAGTACTTTCGGAACGACAATCTGAATGCCCGCAACTTCTTCAACACGGTGGGCTCAAAGAACAAGTTCCACAACAACCAGTTCGGGGCCTCCATCGGTGGTCCCATCGCCAAGGACAGGACTTTCTTCTACGGCGCCTATGAGGGCCAGCGGGAACGGCTGGGTATCGACTCCCTGAACAACGTGCCCACGCTGAGCGATTTCGCCGATGCCTTCGGGGCGATCCGGGGCCTGGGCGGCCCGGCGCCCGAGTGCGCCACGGGCAGCATCTTCGACTGTGTGACCGCGCAGCCCGGTGGCGTTGTCAATCCTGTGATTCTGAACCTTTTCAACTTCTGCCAAACTAATGGCGGTTGTTCCGGCGGGCCGGATGTATGGCCGGCGGCCAACCTGACGGGCAGCCCCAACTCGGTTTCGACGGCGGCCGCCTCTAACGATGCCGACAGCTTCATCATCAAGCTGGATCACGCTTTCAACGAAAACAACCATCTGAGCGGGCGGTATTTCTTCGGCAACAGCAACCAGAGCTTTCCCCTGGGTCTGGCCGGCGGCAACAATCTGCCGGGAACGAATACGGTGTCGCCGATCCGCGCGCAACTGATCTCGATCAGCTTTGTGCACGTCTTCTCGTCCACCCAGGTCAACGAGGCGCGGTTCGGCTGGAACCGATACTCGCAGGACTTCCTGGCGGAAGACGCCGCGGTTTTCGGAAATCCGAACGACAGCATCGGGTTGAACAACGGGGTCACCGACTCACGCGATTTCGGCTTTCCGACCATGCAGTTCGGCGACGGGTTCGCCTCCCTGGGGTCGTCCGGATTCTCCAATCCACGCGGACGCAGGGACACGAACTGGCAGTTCATCGACAACTTTTCCTGGAAGTTCAACCGGCACGACATCAAGTTCGGCTACGAATTCCGCCGCACCACGGTGGATTCGTTCAACGACTTCCACTTCCGCGGACGCATCAGCTTCGGTTCGCTGCAGGATTTCCTGGCCGGCATGCCCACGGGTTTCAGCTTCTTGCCATCGGGGAACACCGACCGCGATGCGCACCAGAGTTCCCACGCGTTCTACGTGCAGGACAGCATCCGCGTGCGGCGCGACTTCACGGTCAACCTGGGACTGCGGTGGGATTACTTCGGGGTGATCGGCGAAGACCAGAACCGCTTCAGCATGTACGATCCTGCGGTTGGGCTGGTGCAGGTGGGCCAGCTCTACGAGAAGGACCACAACAACTTCAGCCCTCGCGTCAGTTTTGCCTGGGACATCGGAGGCAAGGCCAAGACCGTGCTGCGCGGCGGCTTCGGCGTCGCCTACGACATCTTCTCGCAGGACTTCTTTACCGGCCAGATTCCGTTCAACTCGTTCAACGCCGGCCCGGCGTACAACGCCATCGGCCCGGACCCGGTCTTCTTTTCCTTCAGTCCGACCGCGGTGCTGGCTCCGGGTGCGGCGGTGTTCGATCCGGCGACTTTCTCGACCGACACTACGGATGCTTTTACGGTCGATCCCGGCCTTCGGACGCCGTACATCTACAACTACAACCTGAACCTCGAACAGGAACTGTTCCCCCGCACGGTGCTGCAGGTGTCGTACGTGGGGTCGGCGGGACGCAAGCTGTTCCGGTTCCGCGACATCAACCAGCCGAGCCAGGCAACCATTACGGCCACGGACCTGGCGAACGGATTCATTGATATCGTGCCCCGCAATTTCTCCACGCCCTTGAGTGCGCTGGCACCCAACGCGCCGTTCTACGTCAATGAGCTCGAAACCTCGGCGAGTTCGAGCTACAACGCGCTACAGGTGAGTTTGCGGCAGCAGAATTGGCATGGACTCACGCAGCAAATCTCCTACACCTGGTCGCATTCCATCGATACCGCCAGCGATGGGCAGGACTTCGTGCCTAACGCGGCGCAGCCTAACGACAGCAACAACCCGCGCGCCGACCGTGGCAACTCCAACTTCGATACCCGGCACCGGTTCGTGTGGTCCGCTAC from Terriglobales bacterium carries:
- a CDS encoding TonB-dependent receptor produces the protein MKFRSILPIMLLTATTLVAQTFRGSILGTVTDSTGAVVVEARVAIRNTDTGLERSTATDATGFFVVPELPIGNYSVTVEKAGFQKSVASGIRVDVAAERRVDVTLQPGQVEQVTEVTAEVPLVDTSSNVLGGGFEEKQVLDLPINGRDFTKLLIMVPGAAGEPNGGGDSPGSFGLFSVNGNRGRSNNFLLDGTDMNDGYRNLPAINQGGVFGTPGTVLPIEVIAELRVLSNFEPEYGRNSGSVVNIVTKSGTNDFHGSVFEYFRNDNLNARNFFNTVGSKNKFHNNQFGASIGGPIAKDRTFFYGAYEGQRERLGIDSLNNVPTLSDFADAFGAIRGLGGPAPECATGSIFDCVTAQPGGVVNPVILNLFNFCQTNGGCSGGPDVWPAANLTGSPNSVSTAAASNDADSFIIKLDHAFNENNHLSGRYFFGNSNQSFPLGLAGGNNLPGTNTVSPIRAQLISISFVHVFSSTQVNEARFGWNRYSQDFLAEDAAVFGNPNDSIGLNNGVTDSRDFGFPTMQFGDGFASLGSSGFSNPRGRRDTNWQFIDNFSWKFNRHDIKFGYEFRRTTVDSFNDFHFRGRISFGSLQDFLAGMPTGFSFLPSGNTDRDAHQSSHAFYVQDSIRVRRDFTVNLGLRWDYFGVIGEDQNRFSMYDPAVGLVQVGQLYEKDHNNFSPRVSFAWDIGGKAKTVLRGGFGVAYDIFSQDFFTGQIPFNSFNAGPAYNAIGPDPVFFSFSPTAVLAPGAAVFDPATFSTDTTDAFTVDPGLRTPYIYNYNLNLEQELFPRTVLQVSYVGSAGRKLFRFRDINQPSQATITATDLANGFIDIVPRNFSTPLSALAPNAPFYVNELETSASSSYNALQVSLRQQNWHGLTQQISYTWSHSIDTASDGQDFVPNAAQPNDSNNPRADRGNSNFDTRHRFVWSATYALPKMGLGRLGEGWQISGVLTLLSGHPFHVNYNFLDDYDGSGEFFGRPDLVGAVTYNPDNPLQFLNLTSFQVPCTLDPAGDGSAAFCVPGTRHFGSLGRNSLIGPDYRNFDLAVSKDTRLTERFHLLLRADFYNLTNHPNFANPLLPAFIADAAPNGLDPTNGRSLGFLPILATSDVGLGNPVLGGGGQRSIQFSAKFTF
- the nadA gene encoding quinolinate synthase NadA, encoding MSIAAPIVCSLDNYLVLPDHSLDGRIAAAKEALGKQAVILGHHYQRDEVIQFADYTGDSYKLAQEAARSEARTIVFCGVHFMAESADILSRAGQQVILPDLNAGCSMADMAEIGQVEDAWEQFVRLGLTDDSGSGVTPLTYINSAAAIKAFCGQRGGLVCTSSNAAAALRWSFAKAPRAFFLPDQHLGRNTAYAMGIPLDEMAVWDPYQLLGGNTPERLRKARVILWKGHCSVHQRFLPEHVEAVRQKYPGIHVIVHPECRWEVCQKADSMGSTEKIRKTVTEAPAGSSFAVGTEIHLVNRLAKQNPDKIVVTLDDSGCLCTTMFRISPQHLLWALENLNEGNVVNRIEVPAEVKRWARLALDRMLEIH